From Ignatzschineria sp. RMDPL8A, a single genomic window includes:
- the dnaE gene encoding DNA polymerase III subunit alpha produces the protein MSFVHLNLHTEFSISDGIIRIKPLFARLKEQGATAVALTDLGNEFGAIKFYKEALKNGIKPIFGADALLVTEEDDRVGKITLLAQNHDGYLNLAEILSKGYREGQIRGVPHIKPEWLNEYHEGLIVILSKESHLGHALLNLSEEAAFHTLQGLFKPFSDNRLYIGVKRTNSEDDERFIQAAIPFAKAQNLPLVAHNEVRFMESSDFEAHEVRSCIQSGHVLSDPNRPKNYTKEQYLRSPEEMEALFADLPEALKNSVEISKRCNVKLTLGVPQLPNFPIPEGMTMDEYFRHKSEVGLEERIGKETRDSHKKYWERLDTELNVIINMGFPGYFLIVADFIQWAKDNAIPVGPGRGSGAGSLVAWALKITDLDPLPYDLLFERFLNPERVSMPDFDVDFCMEGRDRVIEYVANTYGREAVSQIATHGTMAAKAVVRDVGRALGHPYGFVDNIAKLIPFELGITLEKAMMQEPELHDLYHQDEEVKILIDFAKQLEGLTKSVGRHAGGVVIAPTKLTDFSPLYCEEGSAALVTQYDKDDIESAGLVKFDFLGLRTLTIIDWALKNIEYNRDKTIDIQAIPLDDKPTFDLLKACQTTAVFQLESRGMKDLLRRMQPDTFEDIVALVALFRPGPLESGMVEDFINRKHGLADVDYPFDELEPVLKPTYGVIVYQEQVMQISQIIGNYSLGGADLLRRAMGKKLPEEMEKQRILFMKGADELGFDKEKAGHLFDLMEKFAGYGFNKSHSAAYALLSYQTAYLKHHYPAEFMAAVLSSDLDHTDKVVIFIEECMAMEIPIRRPNVNESYYQFTVNRQNEIIYGLGALKGYGKAAAEQLTAERDKNGPYQDLFDFCRRIDLSRTNKRAIEILIRAGALDCFDESLETVLDRAAYRAQLFETLPEALKLADQHHKNLASGQDDLFGLFDAGPAEAVQHELQPATPLSEFELLQMEKATLGFFLTAHPIDQYQTEIDQIITNSISAIMNMPEPTYKRYNNNDDSSITAGLITDLRTTYSKAGNKMTFVTLDDRFNRMEIRLFDEMIERFAGNLKVDEILFLRGGLVWDDYNNRMSIRPVSLHTLDMMRYERAQFLSIKNLVPIDLDLVKRLMATLPTEVPEQRLIRRSPTGEEVWSPVPRGVPMIMRYETDFGSCIIQLSETQFFYPEDETFEALKLEFHNVLQFKLQYQM, from the coding sequence ATGAGCTTTGTTCATCTAAATTTACATACTGAATTTTCCATTTCTGACGGGATTATCCGGATTAAACCTCTCTTTGCTCGGCTTAAAGAACAAGGGGCAACGGCGGTGGCACTCACCGATTTAGGCAATGAATTTGGCGCAATCAAGTTTTATAAAGAGGCGCTTAAAAATGGCATTAAGCCGATCTTTGGAGCCGATGCACTGCTTGTTACCGAAGAAGATGATCGGGTTGGAAAAATTACACTTCTTGCGCAAAATCACGATGGTTATCTCAATCTTGCCGAGATTTTAAGTAAAGGCTACCGCGAAGGACAAATTCGAGGCGTTCCGCACATTAAGCCTGAGTGGTTAAATGAGTATCACGAAGGACTGATTGTGATTTTATCGAAAGAGAGTCACCTTGGGCATGCCCTCTTAAATCTCTCGGAAGAAGCGGCGTTTCACACCCTTCAAGGGCTCTTTAAGCCCTTTAGCGATAATCGCCTCTATATTGGTGTCAAACGAACCAACTCAGAAGATGATGAACGTTTTATTCAAGCGGCAATTCCCTTTGCAAAAGCGCAAAATCTCCCGTTAGTGGCGCATAATGAAGTGCGTTTTATGGAGTCATCAGACTTTGAGGCTCATGAGGTGCGCTCCTGCATTCAATCGGGCCATGTATTGAGCGATCCGAATCGCCCTAAAAACTACACTAAAGAGCAATATTTACGTTCTCCCGAGGAGATGGAGGCGCTCTTTGCCGATCTTCCCGAAGCGCTTAAAAACTCCGTCGAGATCTCAAAACGCTGTAACGTAAAACTTACCCTAGGCGTGCCGCAATTGCCGAACTTCCCCATTCCTGAGGGAATGACGATGGATGAGTATTTCCGCCATAAATCGGAAGTAGGCCTTGAGGAGCGCATCGGTAAAGAGACGCGCGACAGCCATAAAAAATATTGGGAACGGCTCGATACGGAGCTCAACGTCATTATTAATATGGGCTTTCCCGGCTACTTCCTGATCGTTGCAGACTTTATTCAATGGGCCAAAGATAACGCCATCCCCGTCGGGCCCGGACGAGGTTCGGGAGCGGGCTCTCTTGTGGCGTGGGCACTAAAAATTACCGATCTTGACCCACTACCCTATGACCTTCTCTTTGAGCGCTTTTTAAACCCCGAACGGGTCTCGATGCCGGACTTTGACGTAGACTTTTGTATGGAAGGTCGTGACCGCGTTATTGAATATGTGGCCAATACCTATGGGCGCGAGGCGGTTTCGCAGATTGCAACCCACGGGACGATGGCGGCAAAAGCGGTGGTTCGGGATGTTGGGCGCGCGCTTGGCCATCCTTATGGATTTGTGGATAATATCGCAAAACTGATCCCTTTTGAGCTTGGCATTACTCTTGAAAAAGCGATGATGCAAGAGCCTGAACTCCACGATCTCTATCACCAAGATGAAGAGGTTAAAATCCTCATCGATTTTGCAAAGCAGCTCGAAGGCTTAACCAAATCGGTCGGACGGCACGCCGGCGGTGTTGTGATCGCCCCAACCAAACTCACCGACTTTTCCCCCCTCTATTGCGAGGAAGGATCCGCCGCGCTTGTAACGCAATATGATAAAGATGATATTGAATCGGCGGGCCTCGTTAAATTTGACTTCTTAGGGCTGCGAACGCTCACCATTATCGATTGGGCGCTCAAAAATATCGAATATAACCGCGATAAAACCATCGATATTCAAGCCATTCCGCTCGATGATAAACCCACCTTTGATCTTCTAAAAGCGTGCCAAACCACCGCCGTCTTCCAGCTTGAATCCCGCGGGATGAAGGACCTGCTTCGCCGCATGCAGCCCGATACGTTTGAGGACATTGTCGCACTTGTGGCACTTTTCCGTCCTGGCCCGCTTGAATCGGGCATGGTTGAGGACTTTATCAACCGAAAACACGGGCTTGCCGATGTGGATTATCCTTTTGATGAACTTGAGCCGGTGCTGAAACCAACCTACGGGGTGATTGTTTACCAAGAACAGGTTATGCAGATCTCGCAAATCATCGGGAATTATAGCCTCGGTGGCGCGGACTTGCTGCGTCGTGCTATGGGTAAAAAGCTCCCTGAAGAGATGGAGAAACAGCGCATTCTCTTTATGAAAGGGGCCGATGAGCTTGGCTTTGATAAAGAAAAAGCGGGACACCTTTTTGATCTGATGGAAAAATTCGCCGGCTACGGATTTAACAAATCTCACTCCGCCGCCTACGCCCTGCTTTCCTATCAAACGGCCTATTTAAAACATCATTATCCTGCGGAATTTATGGCCGCCGTACTCTCCTCTGACCTCGATCACACCGATAAAGTGGTGATCTTTATTGAAGAGTGTATGGCGATGGAGATTCCGATTCGTCGCCCGAATGTCAATGAGTCCTACTATCAATTTACCGTCAATCGTCAAAATGAGATTATCTATGGTTTAGGGGCGCTTAAAGGTTACGGGAAAGCGGCCGCGGAGCAATTAACCGCAGAGCGCGATAAAAATGGGCCTTACCAAGATCTATTTGATTTTTGCCGCCGCATCGATCTCTCAAGAACCAATAAACGCGCCATTGAGATCTTAATTCGCGCCGGTGCCCTTGATTGCTTTGATGAATCTCTCGAAACGGTGCTCGATCGCGCCGCCTATCGTGCGCAACTTTTTGAAACGCTGCCGGAGGCACTTAAACTTGCCGATCAACATCATAAAAACCTCGCCAGTGGCCAAGATGATCTCTTTGGACTTTTTGATGCAGGCCCTGCCGAAGCGGTGCAACATGAGTTGCAACCCGCGACGCCGCTAAGTGAATTTGAGCTCTTGCAGATGGAAAAAGCGACGCTCGGATTTTTCTTAACCGCGCACCCGATCGATCAATATCAAACGGAGATCGACCAAATCATCACCAACTCCATCAGCGCCATTATGAATATGCCGGAGCCCACCTACAAACGCTATAACAATAACGATGATTCGAGCATCACCGCGGGGCTGATTACCGATCTGCGCACCACTTATAGCAAGGCGGGCAACAAGATGACCTTTGTCACCCTGGACGATCGCTTTAATCGCATGGAGATTCGCCTGTTTGACGAGATGATTGAGCGCTTTGCCGGCAATCTTAAAGTCGATGAAATTCTCTTTTTACGCGGGGGCCTTGTGTGGGATGATTATAATAATCGCATGAGCATCCGCCCGGTTTCGCTGCATACACTCGATATGATGCGCTATGAACGAGCCCAATTTCTCTCGATTAAAAATCTAGTGCCGATCGATCTTGATCTTGTCAAACGCCTGATGGCAACTCTACCCACAGAGGTACCCGAACAGCGTCTAATCCGCCGAAGCCCCACCGGAGAAGAGGTCTGGTCGCCGGTTCCCCGTGGCGTCCCCATGATTATGCGGTACGAAACAGACTTTGGCTCCTGCATCATTCAATTGAGCGAAACACAATTTTTCTACCCAGAAGATGAAACGTTCGAGGCGCTGAAACTTGAGTTCCACAATGTTTTACAATTTAAATTGCAATATCAGATGTAA
- a CDS encoding carboxymuconolactone decarboxylase family protein, which yields MADYKALAKQVKEERRFLMNECQEVGKAMYGLHMAAVKDGALEKKTKELIALGIAISKQCEGCIVAHVESLLAMGATLEEIAEVVDVAVLMGGGPAVTYGGKAIEIAKQLSA from the coding sequence ATGGCTGACTATAAAGCATTAGCAAAGCAGGTAAAAGAAGAACGTAGATTTTTAATGAATGAGTGCCAAGAAGTCGGTAAAGCGATGTATGGCCTTCATATGGCGGCGGTGAAAGACGGCGCACTAGAGAAAAAAACGAAAGAATTAATTGCGCTTGGCATTGCTATCAGTAAACAGTGTGAAGGATGCATTGTCGCGCACGTAGAATCGCTTTTAGCGATGGGCGCAACGCTTGAAGAGATCGCGGAAGTGGTCGACGTTGCGGTTCTAATGGGCGGAGGCCCTGCGGTTACTTATGGTGGTAAAGCCATTGAGATCGCAAAACAGCTCAGTGCATAA
- a CDS encoding MetQ/NlpA family ABC transporter substrate-binding protein translates to MMPLIHSMLKRPLLIALTLLSMLFLSSCGDKGDTDAAKTITIGFGPSTYVDQFEKGIRPILEAKGFKVKVRVVSQNNQLNPSMKEGTIDATVFQSRAYMESINPILKMNMVKLADTASAPQSLRSTRHSSLDVVKDGMTVTIPNDPVNGERAARLLESLGWITIDENAEIATFSAKSILPGNYTLSILEIDPAQSLRTLDDVDFAIVNGNYIANAGLKMSDGLALEATPEEHVVIVSIRGEDLDTEWAKALKEAYESDEFRDYIHSEPLYDGFIIPKAWNQD, encoded by the coding sequence ATGATGCCCTTAATTCATTCAATGTTAAAACGACCACTTCTTATCGCACTTACGCTCTTATCGATGTTATTTTTGAGTAGCTGTGGCGATAAAGGCGATACTGATGCGGCAAAAACCATCACCATTGGTTTTGGCCCGTCCACCTATGTGGATCAATTTGAGAAGGGGATTCGCCCGATTCTCGAAGCGAAGGGATTTAAGGTGAAAGTACGCGTGGTGTCGCAAAATAACCAGCTTAATCCGTCGATGAAGGAGGGCACCATTGATGCCACCGTCTTCCAGAGTCGCGCCTATATGGAGAGTATCAACCCCATTTTAAAAATGAATATGGTAAAGCTCGCCGATACGGCCAGCGCGCCCCAATCGCTCCGCTCAACGCGCCATTCGTCTCTTGATGTGGTGAAAGATGGAATGACGGTGACAATTCCAAATGATCCCGTTAATGGTGAACGCGCCGCTCGCCTGCTGGAATCCCTTGGCTGGATTACCATTGATGAAAATGCCGAGATTGCTACATTCAGTGCAAAATCGATTCTGCCGGGGAATTATACGCTCTCGATTTTAGAGATCGATCCGGCGCAGAGTTTACGAACGTTAGACGATGTGGACTTTGCCATTGTTAATGGGAATTATATCGCTAATGCGGGCTTAAAAATGAGCGATGGATTGGCACTTGAGGCAACGCCTGAAGAACATGTGGTGATTGTCTCAATCCGCGGTGAGGACCTTGATACCGAATGGGCGAAGGCGCTGAAAGAGGCCTACGAATCTGATGAGTTTCGTGATTATATTCATTCCGAGCCTCTTTACGATGGCTTTATAATACCGAAAGCATGGAATCAGGATTAA
- a CDS encoding MetQ/NlpA family ABC transporter substrate-binding protein — protein MLSNAMTRPTGPIDPDATPSRMWHFFHPLMIPLLGAGLMLLTSCGNSEESPQQNTTPSTLPQSTITVGFGPSTYINQFENGVKPILEAQGYRVETKTFSQNSMIPAALKEGAIDASVHISTANMIEMNRRLDADMIVWADTPSAPQSLRSLKHQTLDAIQDGMSVGLPNDPVNLERAVRILEDLDWVEIPPDLEIATFHINSVTPKKYALKLVLMDSAQLPRALADLDFAIINGNYVANQGDKISDGLVIEDSPPEHLVKVAIRAVNQDKPWAHDLKAAYESDAFEAYIRSDELFDGFIYPKAWQKESNQTDRSNQSNPDNL, from the coding sequence ATGTTATCTAATGCTATGACCCGTCCAACCGGACCGATCGACCCCGATGCCACGCCCTCTCGAATGTGGCACTTTTTCCACCCGCTGATGATTCCCCTTCTTGGCGCCGGATTAATGCTATTAACGAGTTGCGGCAATAGTGAAGAATCTCCCCAACAGAACACAACACCGAGCACTCTTCCCCAGAGCACCATCACCGTCGGTTTTGGGCCTTCCACCTATATCAATCAATTTGAAAATGGCGTAAAACCGATCTTGGAAGCGCAAGGATATCGTGTTGAGACGAAAACCTTCTCGCAAAACTCGATGATTCCCGCCGCGCTAAAAGAGGGTGCAATCGATGCCTCGGTCCATATTAGTACCGCCAATATGATCGAGATGAATCGCCGCCTTGATGCTGATATGATCGTCTGGGCCGACACGCCAAGCGCACCGCAATCGCTCCGTTCTTTAAAGCACCAAACCCTTGATGCAATTCAAGATGGGATGAGCGTTGGCCTCCCGAATGACCCGGTGAACCTTGAGCGGGCTGTGCGCATTTTAGAAGATCTCGATTGGGTTGAAATTCCGCCAGATTTAGAGATTGCCACCTTTCACATCAATTCCGTCACCCCGAAAAAGTATGCGCTTAAACTCGTGTTAATGGATTCCGCCCAATTGCCCCGCGCGCTCGCCGACCTTGATTTTGCCATTATTAATGGAAATTATGTGGCCAATCAAGGGGATAAAATTAGTGATGGCCTTGTGATTGAAGATTCCCCGCCCGAACACCTTGTGAAAGTGGCGATTCGCGCCGTCAATCAAGATAAACCGTGGGCACATGATCTAAAAGCGGCCTATGAATCGGACGCATTTGAAGCCTATATTCGCTCCGATGAGCTCTTTGATGGGTTTATCTACCCGAAAGCATGGCAGAAAGAGTCTAACCAAACTGACAGATCCAATCAATCCAATCCAGATAATCTATAA
- a CDS encoding acyl-CoA dehydrogenase, protein MSLLHLSTPHERLALLRKTARPFRDRAAEHDEENSFPFNNIADLRAIDYPAIVLPKTHGGLDISLVELLKMQQTLAEMDGSTALAIGWHMGITQNLGQTDEWSPELFKEFASDVQTNGALINNAASEPATGSPTRGGKPETTATKTETGWIINGRKTFTTLSPVLNYFVVSASITGSDRVANFLVKREYSGLSIDETWNSVAMRATGSHDLVLDHVSLPENAYLYDLEPGNKSPRGWLLHIPAVYHGISIAAFDYALNFANTYAPNSIASGTIAQFPAVQQKLGAIRLKILQNDHFLYGVARNWDESDQETRASLGDELAAVKVAVVENALEIVDLAMRLVGARSLQANNPLQRYYRDVRAGLHNPPMEDAVLISLAKSALNSHRDNKLNYPKGDHYVI, encoded by the coding sequence ATGAGTTTATTACACCTCTCTACCCCTCATGAACGCTTAGCGCTTCTTCGTAAAACAGCGCGCCCCTTTCGCGATCGCGCAGCAGAGCACGATGAGGAAAACAGCTTCCCTTTTAATAATATTGCCGACCTACGCGCCATCGATTATCCGGCGATTGTCCTTCCAAAAACCCATGGCGGGCTCGATATTTCGCTCGTTGAACTGCTAAAAATGCAACAAACCTTAGCGGAGATGGATGGCTCAACCGCCCTTGCGATCGGCTGGCATATGGGCATCACGCAAAATTTAGGCCAAACAGATGAGTGGTCGCCCGAGCTTTTTAAAGAATTTGCAAGCGATGTGCAAACAAATGGGGCGCTCATTAATAATGCTGCCTCAGAACCTGCAACAGGTAGCCCAACCCGCGGTGGTAAACCTGAAACCACCGCAACGAAAACCGAAACCGGCTGGATAATTAATGGGCGAAAAACCTTTACCACACTCTCACCCGTGCTGAATTATTTTGTGGTGAGTGCCTCCATTACCGGGAGCGATCGGGTAGCAAACTTCTTAGTCAAACGTGAGTACTCCGGCCTATCCATTGATGAGACGTGGAATTCCGTTGCTATGCGCGCAACCGGCAGTCACGATCTTGTGCTCGATCACGTTTCGCTTCCTGAAAATGCTTATCTCTACGATCTTGAGCCGGGTAACAAATCCCCCCGTGGCTGGCTACTGCATATTCCGGCGGTCTATCACGGCATCAGCATTGCTGCCTTTGATTATGCGCTCAATTTTGCCAATACCTACGCGCCCAACAGCATTGCAAGTGGCACCATTGCCCAATTCCCAGCGGTGCAACAAAAGCTCGGTGCGATACGCCTTAAAATATTGCAAAACGATCATTTTCTCTATGGCGTTGCCCGTAACTGGGACGAAAGTGACCAAGAAACACGAGCGTCGTTAGGCGATGAGCTTGCGGCAGTCAAAGTTGCTGTAGTAGAAAATGCCCTTGAAATTGTCGATCTTGCGATGCGTCTTGTGGGCGCCCGTTCCCTTCAAGCGAATAATCCCTTACAGCGCTACTATCGTGACGTTCGCGCAGGACTTCATAATCCGCCGATGGAAGATGCCGTTCTCATTAGTCTTGCAAAATCCGCACTCAATTCACATCGTGATAACAAACTTAACTACCCTAAAGGAGATCACTATGTTATCTAA
- a CDS encoding ABC transporter permease codes for MNSFFKTQVTLEQFIQAGEETFIMVAVALTLGALLGSLIGITLVLTRPDGIKPNRTLYGLLNPVVNLVRSLPFIILLVAIIPFTRFVVGTSIGTSAAIVPLTIYIAPFIGRLVESSLLEVDDGIIEAADSMGATTFEIVWRFILPEAKASLILNFTTATIGLIGATAMAGAVGAGGIGDLALNYGYQRFDGAAMLYTVIALVILVQGIQSLGNLWARRVRA; via the coding sequence ATGAACAGCTTTTTCAAAACACAAGTTACTCTGGAACAATTTATTCAAGCCGGCGAAGAGACCTTTATCATGGTTGCCGTCGCCCTCACACTTGGCGCGTTACTTGGATCACTCATCGGGATTACGCTTGTTTTAACTCGCCCCGATGGCATTAAACCCAATCGCACGCTGTATGGGCTACTCAATCCAGTGGTGAACCTCGTGCGCTCACTCCCCTTTATTATTTTACTCGTCGCGATCATTCCCTTTACCCGCTTTGTGGTAGGTACCTCGATCGGAACTAGCGCTGCCATTGTGCCATTAACCATCTATATTGCACCCTTTATCGGACGACTCGTTGAGAGCTCGCTATTAGAAGTGGACGATGGAATTATTGAAGCGGCCGATTCGATGGGAGCGACCACCTTTGAGATTGTCTGGCGCTTTATCTTACCGGAAGCGAAAGCCTCGCTAATTTTAAACTTCACCACCGCAACGATCGGCCTTATTGGCGCAACCGCGATGGCTGGAGCGGTGGGCGCTGGCGGCATTGGCGATTTGGCGCTCAACTACGGCTATCAACGCTTTGATGGTGCGGCGATGCTCTACACCGTGATTGCCCTTGTGATCTTAGTGCAAGGCATTCAATCACTCGGAAATCTCTGGGCCCGCCGAGTCAGAGCATAA
- a CDS encoding ATP-binding cassette domain-containing protein, whose amino-acid sequence MIEFRNVTKQYVKNNTTTTALHPINLTISKGDIFGVIGYSGAGKSTLIRLVNALETPTSGDVIIDGHALNDYSPKQLRDAKKRIGMIFQHFNLLESKTVAENIAIPLRLGHKQFSNQEIDAKVTELLEFVEIPDKKNAYPRELSGGQKQRVGIARALVNNPHILLCDEATSALDPQTTLAILDLLKKINREQGITIMMVTHQMEVVEYLCNRIAVMEKGHIVETGPTLEIFQNPQAPITRKFINTVIEEEIPLRVLANLEDDLPNHIYRFEFLGNSAHTPVINELMLQGKVIVNILFANMIEIDGSVIGGMFVQLKGNNDDIEEGIRFLEERGVRVTLSRLNAETIHHHQNQDQNQQLNQHGETIA is encoded by the coding sequence ATGATTGAATTTAGAAATGTAACGAAACAATACGTCAAAAACAACACAACCACCACCGCACTTCACCCCATTAACCTCACCATCTCAAAAGGTGATATCTTCGGCGTTATCGGCTACAGTGGCGCAGGAAAAAGCACACTCATCCGCCTAGTTAACGCACTTGAAACGCCAACCTCTGGCGATGTGATCATCGATGGTCACGCACTCAATGACTACTCCCCGAAACAACTTCGTGATGCTAAAAAACGCATCGGCATGATTTTTCAGCATTTTAATCTGCTTGAATCAAAAACCGTTGCGGAAAATATCGCGATTCCTCTTCGCTTAGGCCATAAGCAATTTTCCAATCAAGAGATCGATGCGAAAGTGACCGAGTTATTAGAGTTTGTCGAGATTCCTGATAAAAAGAACGCCTACCCGCGAGAACTCTCCGGTGGGCAAAAACAGCGTGTCGGCATTGCCCGGGCGCTCGTTAACAATCCCCATATTCTGCTTTGTGATGAAGCCACCTCCGCCCTTGACCCGCAAACGACGCTGGCGATTTTGGACCTTCTCAAAAAGATCAATCGCGAACAAGGTATTACCATCATGATGGTTACCCACCAGATGGAAGTGGTCGAATATCTCTGTAATCGCATTGCCGTCATGGAGAAAGGCCATATCGTTGAAACGGGCCCGACGCTCGAGATTTTCCAAAATCCGCAAGCCCCCATTACCCGCAAATTTATCAATACGGTGATTGAAGAGGAGATTCCCCTTCGCGTGCTTGCCAATCTTGAGGACGATCTGCCCAATCATATCTATCGCTTTGAGTTCTTAGGTAATTCAGCGCATACGCCTGTTATCAATGAGCTGATGCTTCAAGGAAAAGTCATCGTTAATATCCTTTTTGCCAATATGATCGAGATCGATGGATCGGTGATCGGGGGCATGTTTGTCCAGCTTAAAGGCAATAACGACGATATTGAAGAAGGCATTCGCTTTTTAGAAGAGCGTGGCGTTCGCGTCACTTTAAGCCGATTAAACGCCGAGACCATTCATCACCATCAAAATCAGGATCAGAATCAACAACTAAATCAACACGGGGAGACCATCGCATGA
- the gdhA gene encoding NADP-specific glutamate dehydrogenase has protein sequence MVHYANVNEFMEAIQNRDPHQPEFTQSVREFFTSIWGFLEANPYYKDYELLSRITEPERMIQFRVTWLDDNGKVQVNRAWRVQFNSAIGPYKGGMRFHPTVNISILKFLGFEQTFKNALTTLPMGGGKGGSDFNPKGKSRGEIMRFCQSLMVELHRHLGSSTDIPAGDVGVGEREVGYMVGMMKKLTNDFSCVFTGKNTSFGGSLIRPESTGYGLIYFVKAMLERRNQTLEGMRVSVSGAGNVAQYTIKKAVDMGAKVVTASDSGGMIYDEAGFDEHKAERFIEMMTKEGKRLQDYAEEFGLTYHEGKKPWSVPVDIALPCAIQNELRMADAFVLIRNGVKVVAEGANMPTTIDATNAFLEAGVLFAPGKAANAGGVATSGLEMAQNAIRLSWTAEKVDRRLHDIMLNIHEACVVHGEHREREQGVINYVEGANIAGFIKVADAMIAQGVI, from the coding sequence ATGGTTCATTATGCAAACGTGAATGAGTTTATGGAGGCAATCCAAAACCGCGATCCCCATCAGCCTGAATTTACGCAATCAGTGCGTGAGTTTTTCACCTCAATTTGGGGCTTTTTGGAGGCAAATCCCTATTATAAGGATTATGAATTATTATCGCGTATCACCGAGCCTGAGCGCATGATCCAGTTTCGCGTCACCTGGCTCGATGATAATGGCAAAGTGCAGGTCAACCGCGCTTGGCGGGTGCAGTTTAACTCCGCGATTGGGCCCTATAAAGGGGGCATGCGTTTTCACCCGACGGTCAATATCTCTATTTTAAAATTTCTTGGTTTTGAGCAGACCTTTAAAAATGCACTTACAACGCTTCCAATGGGCGGTGGAAAGGGCGGATCGGACTTTAATCCGAAAGGAAAAAGCCGTGGCGAAATTATGCGGTTTTGCCAATCATTAATGGTAGAACTCCATCGCCATTTAGGCAGTAGCACCGATATTCCCGCCGGCGATGTTGGTGTTGGCGAGCGAGAAGTGGGTTATATGGTGGGCATGATGAAAAAGCTCACTAACGATTTTTCTTGCGTATTTACCGGGAAAAATACCTCCTTTGGCGGAAGTCTTATTCGTCCGGAATCGACCGGCTATGGGCTGATCTATTTTGTTAAAGCGATGCTCGAACGGCGAAACCAAACGCTTGAGGGAATGCGAGTTTCAGTCTCAGGCGCGGGGAATGTGGCGCAATATACCATTAAAAAGGCCGTTGACATGGGCGCGAAAGTGGTGACGGCGTCCGATTCAGGCGGCATGATCTATGATGAAGCGGGTTTTGATGAACATAAAGCAGAGCGTTTTATCGAGATGATGACCAAAGAGGGGAAACGCCTTCAAGATTATGCTGAAGAGTTTGGACTTACCTATCATGAAGGGAAAAAACCGTGGAGCGTACCAGTGGATATTGCACTTCCGTGCGCGATCCAAAATGAACTCCGCATGGCCGATGCATTTGTGCTCATTCGTAATGGCGTTAAAGTGGTGGCGGAAGGGGCAAATATGCCCACAACGATCGACGCGACCAATGCCTTTTTAGAAGCGGGTGTCCTCTTTGCACCAGGAAAAGCGGCGAATGCAGGTGGGGTTGCCACGTCCGGTCTTGAGATGGCGCAAAATGCGATTCGTCTATCGTGGACAGCGGAAAAAGTGGATCGTCGTCTGCACGATATTATGCTCAATATTCATGAAGCGTGCGTGGTTCATGGCGAGCATCGTGAGCGCGAGCAGGGCGTGATTAATTATGTGGAAGGGGCAAATATTGCCGGATTTATTAAAGTGGCC